The window CGAGCGCGCGGTGCGTAGAGGCGATGAACGTCGTGCGGTCGGGGGTGACGAGGCCGCGCAGGATGGCCCGGCCGGCCTCCATGAACTCGGTGGCGAGCACGATGTCGACGTCGCCGGGCATCGGCATCAACGACAGCACCGGATGCACGCCGTCGCGCGCCGGCACCATCTCCACGTAATAGATGGTCGCCCCGGTGCGCTGGGCGACGCCGGGGACCGACGTCGTCTGCGCGAAATAGCCGTTGGCTTCCGCGAGCGCGACGATCCAGTCGGCGAGCACCGCGCCGCCCTGGCCGCCCATCGCCAGGATCGCGAGACTCAGCGGCCTGTCGCTGCTGAGCTCGCGGAGCGGCGCTGCGATATCCCCGATGGCCACGCTCACGCGAAAGCCAGGGTGCGGCGATCGCGGCGGCGCTGCAGATAGCCGATCATGCCCGTGCGGATGCGGCTGAGCATGAGATCCCATCGCGACGGATTGTGGATAATGTCGGCGCGATAGAAGGACGGGCACAGGATCGCGGCGTCGGCCACGTCGCCGCAATTGCCGCAGCCGACGCAGCCGTTGTCGATCGCGGCGACAGGATCGTCCTTGAGCGGATCCGCCGTCTGCTTGAGCGACAGCGACGGACATCCGGAAAGCCGGATGCAGGCGTGATCGCCGGTGCAGATATCCTCGTCGACGCCGAAGCGCTGCTTCACCATGCGCTGGCCGGACGTCACGGCCTTGGCGAACAGCGGCTTTTCGCGGCGCTGCTTGTTGAGCATGCATTCGGACGATGCCACGATCACCTTGGGTCCGCTGTCCGTGGTCGTCAGCGCTTCGCGCAGCGTGTCGCGCATCTTGGCGACGTCGTAGGTGCGGTCGATCTGGCGCACCCAGTTGACGCCGATGCCCTTCACGGCGTTGACGATGCTGTTGTTGGTCTTGCGCCCCATGTTCCTGGCGCGCGATGATAGGATGTCCTGGCCGCCGGTCGCCGCCGAATAGAAATTGTCGACGACGAGAATGACGCCGTCCTGCTTGTTGAACACGGCATTGCCGACACTGGTGGCCAGGCCGTTATGCCAGAAGCCGCCGTCGCCCATAATCGAGATCGGGCGCTTGTCCGCCTTGACGTTGAACGCCGACGCGGAGGCCGGCCCGAGGCCGTAACCCATGGTGGTGGCGCCGATGTTGAACGGCGGCAGAATCGAAAACAGGTGGCAGCCGATATCCGCCGAGATGTGGTGAAGCCCGAGCTCCTGCTCCACCAGCTTCATCGCCGCGAAGATCGGCCGCTCCGGACAGCCGATGCAGAAGCCGGCGGGCCTCTGCGGGACCTCGTCGCGCAACGCCGTCACCCGCGGATCGGCCAGAACGGCAGCGGCGGTCGGGACCGGCAGATGGTTGCCGAGCAGAGCAGGGGAATGCGCTTCGAGAAATGCCTCGATGCCCGTGGTCACCACCTGGGCGGTGTATTCGCCGCCCATGGGAAGCAGACCCTTGCCGCCGATCTTGGTGGCGATGTCGCGCCGGCGCAGGATGGTGTTGAGCGTCTGCTCGATATATTCCGGCTGGCCTTCCTCGACCACGAGCACTGCGCGCTTGCCGATGCAGAACGCGGCGATCTCGTCATCCAGCAGCGGATAAGTGACGTTCAGGCAGTACAGCGGAACGCGGCTTTCGCCGTAGATGTCCGCCAGGCCGAGATACTGCAGCGCGCGCAGCACCGTGTTGTACAGGCCGCCCTGCAGGATGATGCCGACCTCGCCCTCTTCAGGGCCGAAGAATTCGTTGAGCTTGTGGTCGCGGATATAGGCGATGGCGGCGGGCCAGCGCTGTTCCAGCTTTTCGCTCTCGTGGAGATAGACCGACGGCGGCAGCACGATGCGGCTGAGGTCGCGCCGCGGGTTTTCCACCGCCTCGCGCAGCGTATAGGCGGGCTTGCGATTGTCCTTGGCGATGAACTGGCCGTGCACGTGGCAGGTCCGCACCCGCATCTCGAGCATCACCGGCGTGTTGGACGCTTCCGACAGTTCGAACGCGCTTTCGACGGTGTCGACGATGGATGTCACGTTCGGGCGCGGATCGAGCAGCCACATCTGCGATTTCATGGCGAAGGCGTGGGTGCGCTCCTGCATGATCGAGGAGCCTTCGCCGTAATCCTCGCCGATGATGATGATGGCGCCGCCGATGACGCCGCCTGAAGCGAGATTGGCGAGCGCGTCCGACGCGACATTGGTGCCGGCGGTGGATTTCCACGTGACCGCGCCGCGGACCGGATACAGCACGGAGGCGGACAGCATCGCGGCGGCGGCCGCTTCGGATGCCGACGATTCAAAGTGCACGCCGAGTTCGTCGAGCACGTCCTTGGCATCGTCCAGCACGTCCATCAGATGCGAGATCGGCGAGCCCTGATAACCGCCCACATAGGATACGCCGGACTGCAGCAGCGCCTTGGTGACGGCGAGAATGCCCTCGCCGCGGAAGGTGTCGCCTTCACCCAGTCTCAGGTCCTGGACTTCACGCGCAAACGACCGTTCAGCCATTGATTGCTCCTGCCATCCTGTGGCGGCATTGATCCAACGTTGTGATGTGTATGCTATTGCATGTTTTTTGTCATGATCGAAAATGCGGCGGCTGCTTTGCAAACGGTGCGTGTCGCGGTTGCTTAGGCCACCACGCCGCTGCGAAGCTCGGTAGAATCAGTCGTTTCGGCACGCGCGCCCGTCGCGGCCGCGACAATTAGCAATCGAACGTGCCCCACACACATATTTTTCTGCCAGAATATCCTGCGTCTGCATTTATATTTCAGGCCGCATTTGCCGGCTTCCCAGGCCGGTTTGCATGCGCTTTGTGCAAGAAAGCCTGTGTTAGGCTGATTAAGCGTCATTCCGGGCGGTGCTTTCGCCGCGCCGCCATGTTGACACTTCCGCCATTAAATGTTGCTTTTGCATTTATCGGGCGCGAGTGGGGCCGGACCAAAACGATGGTCAAAATCTCTCTCGGACATTTTTTTCCAGCCGGAGGGGCGGTCATGCGTCAGTCGCTTTCAAGTTTTGTCGCTGCAGGTGTGTTGGCGGCGTCCGCCCTCGGGGCGATGGGCCGTATCGATACCGCCTCCGCGCAGGCCCGCGACGAAATCGTCGTCGGCTACATCATGTCGGCGACGGGCGCGAATGCGTCGCTGGGCGTGCACTACCGCAACGCCCAGGAGCTGTTTCCGACCTCGGTTGGTGGCGTCAAGGTCCGCTACGTGGTGCGCGACGACGGCAGCGACTCGACCCAGGCGCTGAACCTGGCGCGCCAGATGATTTCCGAAGAGAAGGTCGACGTGCTGCTCGGCCCGTCGCTCACCACGTCCGCGCTCTCCGTGCTGCAACTGGTCAACGATTCCAAGGTTCCTGAAATCGCCACCTGCCCGATGGCACTGGATCCCGCCAAGACGCCCTGGACGTTCTCCACGGTGCAGACCGCGTCGCTGATGATGAGCGGCGTGGTGGACAGCATGGTCGCGAAGGGCATCAAGCGCGTCGGCTTTATCGGGTTTTCCGACAGCTTCGGCGACCAAATCCTGCAGGCGTTCCAGAAGCTGAGCGAGCCCGTCGGCATCACCATCACCTCCGAGCAGCGCTATGCCCGCGCCGACACGTCGGTACAGGCGCAGGTCCTGCGCATTCTCGCCACCAAGCCCGATGCGATCCTGGTCGGCGGCAGCGGTTCACAGGCCGCACTTCCCGGCATCACGCTGAAGGAGCGCGGCTTCACTGGGCTGGTCTACAACACGCACGGCGCGGTCAATCCGGATTTCCTGCGGATCGGTGGGGCCAAGGTCGACGGCGAGATCGCGCCGACCGGGCCGGTGTTCGTGTTCGATCAGCTCCCGGCGTCGAATCCGACCAAGGCGGTCGGCACCGACTTCATGACCAAATATCTCGGCAAGTTCGGTGAGCAGAACCGTAACGGCTTCGCCGGCTACGCCTGGGACGGCTACCTGATCTTCCAGGAGGCCGCCAAGGTGGCGCTGACCAAGGCCAAGCCAGGCACCCAGGAATTCCGCGATGCGTTCCGTGACGCGGTTGAAACCAACCCAACCATCGTCGGCTCCCACGGCAACATCAAAATGACGCCGACCGATCACTACGGGCGCGACAAGACCGGGCTCGTTCTGGTCCAGGTGGCCAATGGCGGCTGGACTCTCATCAATCAGTGATGGAACGGCGTTGCAGATCGTCAGCGACGCAAGATCGGTCCGGGTATGGATATCTCCATCTTCGCCATCCTGGTTCAGGACGGTATCACCAACGGCCTGATCTATGTGTTGCTGGCGCTCGCGACCATCGTCACGTTTTCGGTCACGCGGATCACCTTCATTCCGCAGGGCGACTTCGTGGCCATGGGGGCGTTGACGCTCGCGAGCATTGCGGCCGGTAAGACGCCGGGCACGGTCTGGCTGCTGACCGGCCTGGGCGGCGTGGCGGCGGTTATTGAGCTGTTTTGGGCACCGCGGCGCGGCGCCCTCGTGGACAGGACGAAGGCTACGGTGTGGTGCCTCGCGCCGGGACTGCTGATGGCCGCGCTGTGCAAGGTGCTGCCGCTGGCGCGGCTGCCGATGCTGCTGCAGATCCTGCTGGTGCTGGCGATCGTCGTGCCGGTCGGGCCGCTGCTGTACCGCATCGTCTATCGCCCGATCGCCGATGCCTCGATCCTCAGCCTGCTGATCGTCTCGGCCGCGCTGCATTACCTGATCAAGGGATTGAACCTGTATTTCTTCGGGCCCGAGGGCGTGCGCACCGTTCCGCTGTCCGATGCGGTGTTCAATTTCGGCGATGCCTCGGTGGCCGGCCAGACCATCGTCGTCGTCGTCGCCACGGCGCTGCTGCTGTTCGGGCTTCATCTCCTCTTCCAGCACGCGCTGCCGGGCAAGGCGCTGCGCGCGGCGGCGTCGAACCGCGTCGGCGCAGAGCTGATGGGAATCAGCGTGGCGCGGTCCGGCCTGTGGGCCTTTGCGCTGTCGGCGTTTCTCGGCGCTATCTCCGGAGTCCTGATCGGCCCGCTGATCACCGTGTTCTACGACACCGGCTTCGGCATCGGGCTGCGCGGTTTCGCGGGCGCGATCTTCGGCGGCTTGTCGAGCTATCCTTTGGCCGCGCTCGGCGCGCTGTTCATCGGATTGTGTGAAAGCTTCGCGGCGTTCTACGCCAGCGATCTCAAGGAGACGATCGTATTCCTGCTGATCGTTCCGGTGCTGGTCGTGCTGTCGGCACGGCACAAAGCGACGGAGGACTAGGATGGCGCGCACTCTCGCGATCATCGTAGCCTTTGGCATGCTTGTTGCGGCGGCCTATGTGCTGAACGACTATCACATCTATCTTCTCAGCCAGATCTGCCTCGCCGGAATCGTCGCGCTGGGTCTGGTCCTGATGTCCGGCGTAGCCGGTCTGGCCTCGTTCAGCCAGGCGGCGTTCGTCGGCATCGCCGCGTATGCTGCATCGGTCGCAACTGTCAGCTTCGGCCTGTCGCCATGGCTGGGACTCGGCATTGCGCTGGTCATGGTGGCACTGGTGGCGCTGCTGGCCGGCGTCGTGACGGTCGGATTGTCAGGGCACTATCTGCCGCTGTGTACGCTGGCCTGGGCACTCAGCATCTACAACATCTTCGGTAACGTTCAGGGCCTCGGGCGGTTCGAGGGCATCGGCAACATTCCGCCGCTGACGATCTTCGGCAAGGCGGTGCAGGGACCGCTGGCGCCGCTGCTGACCGGCTCGCTGTTTCTGGGCCTGCTGATGCTGAGCTGGAATCTGCTGGACTCGCGGATCGGCCGCGCGCTGCGGACGCTCAGCCTCGGGCGGCAGATGCCGGAATGCATGGGCATCGCCACCGGCCGGCTGCGGCTGGCGATCTTCGTTCTGGCGGCGCTGTTCGCCGCACTTGCCGGTTGGCTGTACGCGCACATCCAGCGCTTCGTGAATCCCACGCCGTTCGGGCTGGATTCCGGCGTGGAGTACATGTTCATGGCGCTGCTCGGCGGCGCGTCCAGCCTGTGGGGCGCTCTGGTCGGCTCCTTCCTGCTGACGGCGGCGAAGGAAGGCTTGCGGCAGACGCTGCCGGACCTGTTCGCCCATGCTGGCGATTTCGACATCGTCATCTTCAGCGCCGGGCTGATCCTGCTGATGCAGTGGGCGCCGCGCGGCGTGACGGCGTGGTGGACCGAGCGCTGGATGAAGGCCAGGCGCCAGCGGCCGGGCCGGGCCATCGAGCACGGCGCAGCGGAGCGGCTGCCGCGCCGCGCGCTGCCGGAGCGCGGCAGTGCCGTGCTCGCCGTCGAGGGAGTCGGCAAGCGCTTCGGCGGGCTGGTCGCCAATGACAACATCTCCCTCACACTGCACGCCGGCGAAGTGCTGGCGGTGATCGGCCCTAATGGCGCCGGCAAGAGCACGCTGTTCAATCTGCTGAGCGGGGTCGACCGCGCCGACAGCGGCACGATCTCGCTCGCCGGTGAGCGCGTCGAACGGCGCAGCGCGCGGGATATCGCGGGCCTCGGCCTGGCGCGGACCTTTCAGCACGTCAAGCTGCCCGCCGGCATCAGCGTGTTGGAGAACATCGCCGTCGGCGCCCATCGCCGCGGCCATGCCGGATGGCTGCGCGCCATGCTGCGGCTGAACGGCGGGGAGGAGCAGTCGCTGCTCGCCGAGGCCGCGCGTCAGGGCAAGGCCTGCGGACTGGGCGAGCGCCTGCTCGAGCAGGCAGGCGGGCTGCCGCTGGGCCTGCAGCGCATTGTCGAAGTCGCGCGCGCGCTGGCGGGCGATCCGGCCGCGCTGCTGCTCGACGAGCCGGCCGCGGGGTTGCGCGCCGGCGAGAAGGAATCGCTGTCGCGGCTGATCGTGGACCTGCGCGCCAAGGGCCTCGCGATCCTCGTCGTCGAGCATGACATGGATTTCGTCATGAACCTCGCCGACCGTATCGTCGTGATCAACTTCGGTCGCGTGCTTGCTGTCGGCACGCCGCAGGAGATCCAGAACAATCCGGATGTGCTGCAGGCCTATCTGGGGGTGGACGCATGAGCCTCTTGGCGGCGAACGATCTCCATGTCGGCTATCACGGCAATGATGTGCTGCATGGCGTGTCGCTGACCGTGGACGAATGCGAGATCGTCACGGTGATCGGCCCGAACGGCGCCGGCAAGACGACCTTGCTCGGATCATTGATGGGACTGCTTCCGCGGCGCGGCCTGGTCACGATCGACGGCGTCGAAATGGATGGCGGCGCTGTCGACGTGATGACGCGCGCCCGCGTCGCGCTCGTTCCGGAGCAGCGCGAACTGTTCAACGACATGACCGTCCACGACAATCTCCTGCTCGGGCGCTATCCGCGACGGTCGCGCGGCGAGAAGTTGAAGCCGAGCGATTTTGACGAGGTGTTCGTCTTGTTTCCCCGGCTGGCGGAGCGTCGCGGCCAGATCGCCGGCACGCTGTCCGGCGGGGAGCGGCAAATGCTGGCTCTGGCGCGGGCGATGATGGGGCGGCCACGGCTTCTGCTGCTCGACGAGCCCAGCCTCGGCCTTGCGCCGCGCATCGTGCTGAATGTTCTGGAGAGCGTGTCGCAGCTTGCGAAAGCCGGCATGGCGGTGCTGCTCGTCGAGCAGAACGCGCGCGCGGCCCTGCAGGTGGCGCATCGAGCCTACGTTCTGGAACTGGGCGTCGTCACCATGGCGGGAACGGCGGCGGAACTCGCAACCGAGCCACGCATCATCGACAGCTATCTTGGAATAAGACGATAGTGCGGTCACTCGAATTCGAAGTTCACGGGAGAACATCGTGACTGAACAACGTTATCGTGCGGGTGTGCTGCGACGGCTCGAGGAGGGCGGCGAGCCCTATCCGACGATGGGAGAGTTCGGCCTCAGCCAGTTCGCGCCCTATCTGCTCAACCGCATCATCGCGCGCTGGAACCTGAACCTTGCGGACTCCTTCAAGAAGGAAAACGCAACGACGGTGAACATGCGCGTGCTGACCGTGCTCAGCGTGTGGCCGGGGCTGACAGTCAATGAGCTCTCGGTGTTCGCGGTCACCGAGCAATCGACCATGAGCCGGGCCCTCGATGTGATGGACGATCAGGGACTGATCCGGCGGCAGCAGGTCGCGGAGGACATGCGGGTGAAGAAGGTCTTTCTCACCGACAGCGGTCGCGAAACCTTCGAGCGATTGTGGCCGGTGATGTATGACCGTTTCGCACTGCTGTTCGATGGTGTCGGCGACGACGAGTACCAGCGCTTTGTCGGTACACTGCACAAGCTGCTCGACAATATCCGCACGCACAACATCTAGGCCAAATGAAGCGAACCGCAACGCTGCCAATTCCGCCGGCGACAATGAAAGGGCGCCGATGACCAGCGCCGCATGGCGAGCCAGCAGACGCACGAATTCGACGAGGCTGGATCGGGCGCGTTGCCGCTCTGTGGTGCAAGCTCAACTCCGGTTCGCTGCGCCGGGCGATGTCTTTGCGCTTTTGAACGCCAACGTCTTTCATCGTAATGCCATTGACTGTCGATCGCGCCGCGATAATCCCGAGCACCATCAGCCTTACGATAGACAACAACAATAAAAACTCGACGCCAGGCCCTGGATAGAGCGGGCGATCTTCGATCGCACGACTTCTGGTTCTGGCGTGCTGGATCGCATTTTGGCGTCGCGCGAAAACTTGCACGCTTCGGTTTGATTGGAAGCTAACGATAACTGCGTCATCAGATCATGCCAAATTGGCGACATAGGCCGTGCAGTTCAACTCGGGTATTGATCATTTAGATAGTTGTCGGACGTCGATCATGCGTGCTGTTGCTTGGACCGTGATTTCGAAGTGGTCCGTCTGCACGATATCTACGATGTTGCGCAGTCTATGTGCGGCGACGTTGATGCCGGTATGACGCCGCAGGCTGTCGTAGAGCAGCCCCGCACCACCTGACGTGCGAATATCCTGGCCAAGCTTCTGCGAAGCATCATAACGTTCGCTCGCATACACGTCGGGGCGTGTTAGTTGTTGCCCTCTGATGTCGAGATAATCCCCTAGCAGCGTGGCGGTGTATGCCCTGTAGGTCCGGCTCATCGTGGCCGCGTTGCGAGCAGCAGCTTCACGCCGCAGATGATGACCGACCTCGGCAGCCGCCGTGCGAATATCATCGGCGGCATACCAGGCGCCAAGCTCCGGTCCGTTGAATCTCATTCCGCCGGGAGCGACGTGGAGAAAGGCTGCCATGACGATACTGGAGTTGGGTGCGCCATACACCCATTCGCTCTGCGGTAGCCGATCGATACGTTCGGCCACCAGGCGGTCGTTCGTCCAACCGACGAGCTCCATCACCGCTGAAAGATCGGCCGCCGTCGCGACCGTATCGAAGAGCCCGATGGGAGGAAATTGTGAGGGGATCAGGCGATGGGCAGGCCGCGGCGAGGGTGCGAAAGCGTCCGTCACCGGAAGACAATCTCCGTGTCGTCGTAAGGCGTGAAGGCTTCGTCTATCGTGTTCGGCTGCATGTAGAGGCCGCCACGCGCGCCGTCGAGGAAACGACGCACCGAGAGCAACCCATCTTGAGAGCCATTAGTGATGAGGTCGAGCGGCGGATGTCCACCGAAGACGACATCACTATGTGGACTTCGCAGCCAGTCAACGCCGAGCCGTTCCTGGGAAAAGAGGATCCCCAGCGCTTGGTGGATACCGAATACCGCTGAAATGCGCGTGAGAACGTCCACATCAAACGTGAAAGCGCCGTGCTCACGCGCCTGCTTGCACCAATTATGGTAAGTGGACCGGGATGGATACCCGAGGACCAGGAGGCGCTGCTCTTCCGTCAATCCCCACAGATCCGCGATGGCGAGGAAGGTCCGCAAAGCTGGGGCGCTGAGCCGCCTTCGGTTGGCGGGAGCAAAGCGTGAGTTATCAAGACGCTGAGGGCCTTTTGCAGCCTCAGGGGTCGGCTCGCGGTTATTCAGCATGGGCCGCTCCTTTGCCAGATATGGATATAGTCCATATTTGAACAAATTGCAACCCTTAGCCTTTGGCTATGAGTTCCAGCACCAGACTACGAATCTGGGGATCAGGAGTTCGAATCTCTTCGGGCGCACCACTTGGTACTCATCTGCGAACCCGCGGATGAGATGTCTTGGTGAGCCAAAACGGCCTGTTCGAGCACATCTCTGTTTCCTTTGATCCGGATCTGATTGCCCTCGACTCCGATGACATCGGTAAGCGACTGTGGATTGCGTAAGGGGTCGAGCTCGACGTGAAGTCGGTCGCGCGTGTTGCTTCCGAACCTTTCGAGCTCGGCGGGATCGATTGAGGATGGGCTGGCCAGCGGCCGACTTCGCCCGTTCGCGATCGGCCTTGAGGGCGTTAAGTCGATCCTCAAAACGTCGTCGCTCTCTGTCACGCCGTCTTCGACGAGCTTGTAGAGCGCTTGAGCTTCTCGTCTGCAAAGCGACAGACCCCACTGCATCGGATGCTGACGAACACCGTCTCTATCGGAGAATGGAAGTTCAACCAGATCTCGTCTAGCACGGGCAGGCATAAAGCCGAGAGCGAAGTCATTATCTCAAAGGTGCCGGCCATCATCGACCAGCACGTCTTCGAGCAGATCCAGAGGCAGCTTCATGCCGGTAGCCCAAAGGTTGTTGCCCCCGTGCCGCCACCGGGCCCATCTTGCTGACTGGCATCGCCATCTTCGCCACATGCGGCGGCGGCACCCGATGAAGCCGATCGAAAACCCGCTGGTCTTGAATCTCGATCCGCATATTCCGGCCGGGGATAGCACCCAGCAGGAAGCGTTTTAAACGATCGCAGGGCCAATGACACGATTTCGTCCCAGTTGCTTCGCCCGGTAAAGGGCCCCGTCGGCACTCTCAAGCCACGCCTTGATCGAAGGCCCGCTAGAGGGATTTATCGATGCTACGCCAGCACTGATGGTGACATTAGTTGCTGGACTACCGATATTTGGGATTGCCAGTTGTTCGATTCGTGCTCGGTGTCGCTCAGCGGCGGTACATGCAGCCTCAATCGATTGTTCGGGCATCACGAGCAGAAATTCTTCTCCGCCGTATCGATAGACCTCATCATTTGGACGGCAGCCTTGGACCAATGTCCTCGCAATTTTCTTGAGCACTTCATCACCCTGCAGATGGCCATATTCATCATTATAAAGTTTAAAATGGTCCACGTCGCACATGACCGCGCAAAAGCTTTCGCCCTGTTCTGCGACGCGTGCGACAAGGATGTTTAGGTCCTCTCGCATCTTCAGGCGATTTCCCACCTGCGTAAGTCCGTCTATCCGGGCCTGTCGGAAGAGTTGGCTATTGAGCCGCTCGAGTTCGACATGCTGGTTAGCCAGTTCTCGGTATAACTCCGTGATGCGGGATGCCACCAGAAGGCGAGCCTCCAGTTCGTGCCGGTTCAACGGTTTCATCAAATAGTCGTCTGCGC is drawn from Nitrobacteraceae bacterium AZCC 2146 and contains these coding sequences:
- a CDS encoding indolepyruvate ferredoxin oxidoreductase alpha subunit (product_source=KO:K00179; cath_funfam=3.30.70.20,3.40.50.970; cog=COG4231; ko=KO:K00179; pfam=PF02775; superfamily=52518,52922,54862), whose amino-acid sequence is MAERSFAREVQDLRLGEGDTFRGEGILAVTKALLQSGVSYVGGYQGSPISHLMDVLDDAKDVLDELGVHFESSASEAAAAAMLSASVLYPVRGAVTWKSTAGTNVASDALANLASGGVIGGAIIIIGEDYGEGSSIMQERTHAFAMKSQMWLLDPRPNVTSIVDTVESAFELSEASNTPVMLEMRVRTCHVHGQFIAKDNRKPAYTLREAVENPRRDLSRIVLPPSVYLHESEKLEQRWPAAIAYIRDHKLNEFFGPEEGEVGIILQGGLYNTVLRALQYLGLADIYGESRVPLYCLNVTYPLLDDEIAAFCIGKRAVLVVEEGQPEYIEQTLNTILRRRDIATKIGGKGLLPMGGEYTAQVVTTGIEAFLEAHSPALLGNHLPVPTAAAVLADPRVTALRDEVPQRPAGFCIGCPERPIFAAMKLVEQELGLHHISADIGCHLFSILPPFNIGATTMGYGLGPASASAFNVKADKRPISIMGDGGFWHNGLATSVGNAVFNKQDGVILVVDNFYSAATGGQDILSSRARNMGRKTNNSIVNAVKGIGVNWVRQIDRTYDVAKMRDTLREALTTTDSGPKVIVASSECMLNKQRREKPLFAKAVTSGQRMVKQRFGVDEDICTGDHACIRLSGCPSLSLKQTADPLKDDPVAAIDNGCVGCGNCGDVADAAILCPSFYRADIIHNPSRWDLMLSRIRTGMIGYLQRRRDRRTLAFA
- a CDS encoding branched-chain amino acid transport system substrate-binding protein (product_source=KO:K01999; cleavage_site_network=SignalP-noTM; cog=COG0683; ko=KO:K01999; pfam=PF13458; superfamily=53822), translating into MRQSLSSFVAAGVLAASALGAMGRIDTASAQARDEIVVGYIMSATGANASLGVHYRNAQELFPTSVGGVKVRYVVRDDGSDSTQALNLARQMISEEKVDVLLGPSLTTSALSVLQLVNDSKVPEIATCPMALDPAKTPWTFSTVQTASLMMSGVVDSMVAKGIKRVGFIGFSDSFGDQILQAFQKLSEPVGITITSEQRYARADTSVQAQVLRILATKPDAILVGGSGSQAALPGITLKERGFTGLVYNTHGAVNPDFLRIGGAKVDGEIAPTGPVFVFDQLPASNPTKAVGTDFMTKYLGKFGEQNRNGFAGYAWDGYLIFQEAAKVALTKAKPGTQEFRDAFRDAVETNPTIVGSHGNIKMTPTDHYGRDKTGLVLVQVANGGWTLINQ
- a CDS encoding branched-chain amino acid transport system permease protein (product_source=KO:K01997; cog=COG0559; ko=KO:K01997; pfam=PF02653; transmembrane_helix_parts=Inside_1_16,TMhelix_17_39,Outside_40_60,TMhelix_61_83,Inside_84_95,TMhelix_96_115,Outside_116_119,TMhelix_120_142,Inside_143_148,TMhelix_149_171,Outside_172_193,TMhelix_194_216,Inside_217_245,TMhelix_246_268,Outside_269_282,TMhelix_283_305,Inside_306_311,TMhelix_312_334,Outside_335_343) is translated as MDISIFAILVQDGITNGLIYVLLALATIVTFSVTRITFIPQGDFVAMGALTLASIAAGKTPGTVWLLTGLGGVAAVIELFWAPRRGALVDRTKATVWCLAPGLLMAALCKVLPLARLPMLLQILLVLAIVVPVGPLLYRIVYRPIADASILSLLIVSAALHYLIKGLNLYFFGPEGVRTVPLSDAVFNFGDASVAGQTIVVVVATALLLFGLHLLFQHALPGKALRAAASNRVGAELMGISVARSGLWAFALSAFLGAISGVLIGPLITVFYDTGFGIGLRGFAGAIFGGLSSYPLAALGALFIGLCESFAAFYASDLKETIVFLLIVPVLVVLSARHKATED
- a CDS encoding branched-chain amino acid transport system permease protein (product_source=KO:K01998; cath_funfam=3.40.50.300; cog=COG0411,COG4177; ko=KO:K01998; pfam=PF00005,PF02653,PF12399; smart=SM00382; superfamily=52540; transmembrane_helix_parts=Inside_1_4,TMhelix_5_27,Outside_28_31,TMhelix_32_54,Inside_55_58,TMhelix_59_81,Outside_82_85,TMhelix_86_108,Inside_109_112,TMhelix_113_135,Outside_136_149,TMhelix_150_172,Inside_173_197,TMhelix_198_220,Outside_221_239,TMhelix_240_262,Inside_263_274,TMhelix_275_297,Outside_298_590) — its product is MARTLAIIVAFGMLVAAAYVLNDYHIYLLSQICLAGIVALGLVLMSGVAGLASFSQAAFVGIAAYAASVATVSFGLSPWLGLGIALVMVALVALLAGVVTVGLSGHYLPLCTLAWALSIYNIFGNVQGLGRFEGIGNIPPLTIFGKAVQGPLAPLLTGSLFLGLLMLSWNLLDSRIGRALRTLSLGRQMPECMGIATGRLRLAIFVLAALFAALAGWLYAHIQRFVNPTPFGLDSGVEYMFMALLGGASSLWGALVGSFLLTAAKEGLRQTLPDLFAHAGDFDIVIFSAGLILLMQWAPRGVTAWWTERWMKARRQRPGRAIEHGAAERLPRRALPERGSAVLAVEGVGKRFGGLVANDNISLTLHAGEVLAVIGPNGAGKSTLFNLLSGVDRADSGTISLAGERVERRSARDIAGLGLARTFQHVKLPAGISVLENIAVGAHRRGHAGWLRAMLRLNGGEEQSLLAEAARQGKACGLGERLLEQAGGLPLGLQRIVEVARALAGDPAALLLDEPAAGLRAGEKESLSRLIVDLRAKGLAILVVEHDMDFVMNLADRIVVINFGRVLAVGTPQEIQNNPDVLQAYLGVDA
- a CDS encoding branched-chain amino acid transport system ATP-binding protein (product_source=KO:K01996; cath_funfam=3.40.50.300; cog=COG0410; ko=KO:K01996; pfam=PF00005; smart=SM00382; superfamily=52540), giving the protein MSLLAANDLHVGYHGNDVLHGVSLTVDECEIVTVIGPNGAGKTTLLGSLMGLLPRRGLVTIDGVEMDGGAVDVMTRARVALVPEQRELFNDMTVHDNLLLGRYPRRSRGEKLKPSDFDEVFVLFPRLAERRGQIAGTLSGGERQMLALARAMMGRPRLLLLDEPSLGLAPRIVLNVLESVSQLAKAGMAVLLVEQNARAALQVAHRAYVLELGVVTMAGTAAELATEPRIIDSYLGIRR
- a CDS encoding MarR family transcriptional regulator for hemolysin (product_source=KO:K06075; cath_funfam=1.10.10.10; cog=COG1846; ko=KO:K06075; pfam=PF01047; smart=SM00347; superfamily=46785) codes for the protein MTEQRYRAGVLRRLEEGGEPYPTMGEFGLSQFAPYLLNRIIARWNLNLADSFKKENATTVNMRVLTVLSVWPGLTVNELSVFAVTEQSTMSRALDVMDDQGLIRRQQVAEDMRVKKVFLTDSGRETFERLWPVMYDRFALLFDGVGDDEYQRFVGTLHKLLDNIRTHNI